The genomic stretch tgctgagccttttcttcataaatgcaatacatattttgatttatagatttgaatctacgataaaacaccaaaaataaatctttaataaataaataataatgcctgattacctgtggcagttgttttcactagttcacacttacaaatgatcaaatagagtaaataaaatatatataaaaaaatttattggCCGTGCTGTTCAAGGGGATCGAGGGCTCAGAGCTTGGAATTTTGCCCAAATCCAGAGTTCTCCTCGTATCCCCAGCCAGCTGAGAGTGAGGAACGGGttggcggagggatgcagaaaactgtcgaggtaactatgtgagtcggctctcgtctgtgtatatatatacctcCACTCAAGCTGATTAGATAGACTGTTTGAATGTGCTCCTCcaaaattttgtttataaaacataatttgtcacttgaattctgcaatctctcgagatgcaaacatgtaagaggcggacaattagctgaacatatactagtttaaagggttagttcacccaaaaatgaaaataatgtcatttattactcaccctcatgccgttccacgcccgtaagaccttcgttaatcttcggaacacaaattaagatatttttgttgaaatccgatggctcagtgaggcctccatagccagcaatgacatttcctctctcaagatccattaatgtactaaaaacatatttaaatcagttcatgtgagtacagtggttcaatattaatattataaagcgatgagaatattttaaatatgtttttagtacattaatggatcttaagagaggaaatgtcattgctggctatggaggcctcactgagccattggatttcaacaaaattatcttaatttgtgttccgaagatgaatgaaggtcttacgggtgtggaacgtcatgagggtgagtaataaatgacagaattttcatttttgggtgaactaaccctttaattagtgacacttagcctacattttaaaatctttatttgaatatggcaacatttttattttaaaacctttatttgtacatggcaacatgatacctcattctacaatatttctattattaaatcgctgacagagactcctccccatcagccaatcactgtggtcatagtccatagcaacgaggtcaatcccgccctttctcttagcttaagacttctctctattcctcagtaaaagttggtctcagcagctttgtgaataggttttaagagaaaacacttagctaagaacttgtattgccatttaggagaactcttagtggtaagataaaatgttttgtgaatacggccccagagCTATATTTCAATGCGTAGATGTGCAAGTCCTAACCAGCACCAGTTTTGGGTGCATTTTACAGGGTCTTCGCGGATCTTAGTCTTAAATTAAGTTTTATCAaatttaaagttataaaaagccttaaatatcttaaatggtATTAGAAAAGTCTTAACTGTTTCAAGAGGTCGCAAGGCTTCTTTCCTCAGCAGTGTTAAAGCTGTTCTGTGTCTGCTCAATATTCTATGTAAAGACATAATGCTGCAAAGCCAGACCAAATTGTGCCTGCTCTGACCTACCTCAGTCCCTAGAATCAAAGTATACAGTTGAaattgctgtgtaaatgcatgtaTGCCACCTCTAAGCAGCATTAAAAAGTCTGTGTGTAAAGACACCTAAATGCCACTTCAAAAGCACATCTGACTGTGACACCTAATGCCTTTGTAAACTTGGCATTAAATTTGGGGGTGGAAAACCACTATATTTCTGCTGTTTCATAAATGCCATCTACTGTCAGAGATTGAATTTGACTTCAGCATGTCTGCCGTTTTTGTTCAGACAAATGTGAGGATCGACCCATATTTTTTACACCACTTATACGCAGTGTTTTAATTGTTAACTGGAGGAACGGTAAGAAGCTAATGTGCTTCCTAATGTGCATTCAAAAATTGTAGAATAATAAGATATaagaaaatatgattttttttttttttttttaaacctgcaGATGCCGTTTTAACTTGGGAATGTAGTTAGTATGGTATAGTGGTTTAGTATAGTAaagttaatgtattttatagtatgcttaaactaaaaaaaaacaaaaaaaaaacaaaaaacattatgccgtatttaattttagttgaaAGAAAGTGTATCCaaaaagtatagatagcataaGATTTTTTAGTtgttatttgaataaaaaaaagtaatgcaaaaataaaatgtgtcttGATAGCAGTGAGACTAATGTACCGCATTGCACATAGGTTTACAGTAGATCGCATTCTTCGCAGCTGCACACAGCAGGCCTCCATCCTCGGGCACTGCTGGAGCAGAACAGTTTACTGGCAGTAAATTCTGTAACTCTGCAAAGAAGAGAGGATCTGTTTAGTACTTTTTATAGACATAAATATTAGCTGTGTTTAGCATTCTGTTtctcaaatatatatttgaaagaaataGCATATATGTTACACATCTTGGTGCTGTGCTATATTTGCAATTTTAAAGCATATTATAAAAAGTGATATACTGCACTGTACTCAAGTTTTGGAAAAAATAGCATAGCTTGCAGTATATGCTAAAATATTGAATAACATACGCTGAAAGGGTGTGATGGGTAATATGATATGTTGTttggaatatttgtttttggaaGGACAGACTGAATTACCTCTGGTTTGGTGATTCTGGAAGATATCAGTCAGAAAGCGTAGTTGAttaaaaatgtttgctttttgaTATGTTGTCCATGTAGCAGATACATCTtccaaacaattttttaaatccTATATAAAAAGAAGTTAGCATAAAAATCAAATCTTAATTTTGATATTAGATGTGCCTGCAATAACACCATCAACATCATACCATTATTTTACTACGATAATATTTTGTATGTAAACAGATAGTTTACATAGTGTTTTAGCTGTAGATAAAGAGACGCTATACCTTAAGATTTTTGTCGAGCTTCCCAAAAGAGAGTTCAGAGGAAGAGCAGGAAGTATTATTTCCATGAGCTCTAGTCAAGAGAAATGCTGTAGAAGAACCACAAAGAGATTTCCAGTAAAAATCTTCATAGAGCGATTAGAATCAAAcagggatgcaccgatgtatcggccgcCGATATTTATTGGCCGATTTCTGCTCAATTTACAACCATCGGCATATCGGCTGTAGCAGGAAAAAAGCCAATATAACAAACCGatggtttattaattaactgcgtGAAGGCGCGGAGCTTTATAATGACTGTTGCGTAATCCTAGCGCTGCTGTCTGcgctttaatgttaatcaaataacaaaagatcgcacactattcttgactaaataacttctGTAACTTTCATTAGTGTAGCGGACCCCATCGGAatgatgactaaaactttactCATGTTTTATTACGTTTCTTGCGTCCATTTTCACTCCAAAAAAAATCACCACAAAAGCTAAACAATACAGAGCACAAGAAGTGCACAttaaattctctctctctctctccattgcattatcatcaacatacagcgaattactcaaaacacttattacaactaacagtaaacaaatacatacagatcTTACGCCTTTTcgggggtgcttaataaactgacaaactttaaatctgcaaaatatctcAGAAGAACTGCATGCTCTCCATTACCCTTATAGCTCCGTAGACGAGaaaacccgtcaaaataagagtcccgtcTTAGTAAAGGAGAGCAGAtctcatacatatttaaacttacaaaaaatattaaaatgtatacaaaaacaaattagaagattTATCACAATGAAGTGTGTTACAATAAAGAAgaattaatatgtatataatttatacagtgaagaatatgcagtgttattttacatttgtttactttatttatgtAACTGAATACAGTTAAACCTacctaaaaagcactgtttatttcatatgtatctttgttctgttgtctttatgtaggcctactgaatgttaaatggatccaatccatgttcattaaaattatttgatgatgcatcaataaacctgctagtatattttaatgcaggtgtttttgaactttgctgatttaaaacatgatcaaaatactatctattttaatgacaaaatttcaaataaaagaggaagtgacaagtatcggtatcggccaaaaatTTTGTTAAAATCGGTATCAGTTTCGGCcccaaaaaaatcatattggtgcatccctagaaTCAAATCATTCAAGATTTAGCATGCATACTGTAAAGTAACCGAAATAATGCTTACCAAAGAGCAAGCAAAGCTTCTTCCATGTTCTGATTATTGTTGCAGATTTCATGTTGTTAGTGCTATTGGGAAAAGGCTCTATGTGATGTTTACCTCTTAAACTTTTAGTTTTGGGAATAAATTTATTGCGTCATAGGTTAATGTACAGTCATTTTGTTGACCAAATTACAACATGCCTGCCTTGAACAATCAAAATTGCTAAGGTTTTTAAAGAGTCAGTTTCCAGTCAGTCAGTGCTTCCACTAAATATAACAGACTAACTAATTGCCAAAACAACAGTTAGTCTGGGAACCTTCATAACTCTTAATTCTGTTGTTTTCAACTTCTGTTTGCTTTGATAATAAGTTGTGTTTTGCACCCTGGATTACTGTGGGATATTTACTTACTTGTCGGTCAGAAAAGGTTCTAGATAACAGCTATATCCTAACATAGACTTTAGCACCTCACTGCCAGCTGTGCCATTATTTATATCATTCACTTGAGTTCCTTTTACTCAACAGTctattgtttagtatgttttctAGTGTTGAATATAtactgtgtatgtatgtatgtatgtatgtatatatgtatatatatatatatataatattatatattagagaaaagaagaaaaaactaaAAAGACACATTGAACTGATCAGAAgtgacaaaagatttctatttcaaataaatgctgttctttttaactttaatcTATTTTctatcaaagaattctgaaaaagtTGTTTGataatgaagactggagtaatgactgctgaaaattcagcaggaaaaaaaatcacaagaaaaaaaaacattttaaaatatattaaaatggaaaatagttattttaaattgtaaaaatatttcacaatattactattttactgtatttaaggTCTCTCTGATCTCTTCTGCATTAACCTTTATTGACTGCTGCTAGCtcaatcttaaagggttagttcacccaaaaaaatgaaaattctgtcattaattactcactcttatgtcgttccacacctgtatgaCCTTCATTcgtcttctgaacacaaattaagaaatttttgatgaaatccggtagctgtctgactcctccatagacagcaatttaacaaccacgttcaagatccagaaaggtactaaagacaccgttaaaatagtcaacgtgactgtagtggttcaaccttaattttatgaagca from Ctenopharyngodon idella isolate HZGC_01 chromosome 13, HZGC01, whole genome shotgun sequence encodes the following:
- the si:ch1073-126c3.2 gene encoding uncharacterized protein si:ch1073-126c3.2, with amino-acid sequence MKSATIIRTWKKLCLLFAFLLTRAHGNNTSCSSSELSFGKLDKNLKDLKNCLEDVSATWTTYQKANIFNQLRFLTDIFQNHQTRELQNLLPVNCSAPAVPEDGGLLCAAAKNAIYCKPMCNAGYDFTFIRRSRLFEKCSAATKYKWTTQFFGGNTLAICSKSHIAVSGACSAYFPKSHDCHKIKSHEQLMKNITNIFQSELAMADITQLSDPIILHCGYNKS